A genomic region of Campylobacter corcagiensis contains the following coding sequences:
- the rfaE1 gene encoding D-glycero-beta-D-manno-heptose-7-phosphate kinase has translation MVSILVVGDLMIDHYLWGDCDRISPEAPVQVVDIKQEDKRLGGAGNVIANLKSLGARVGVLSVVGDDNRADQILDLLSEVDYKFLVKENGRKTSQKSRLMAVSQQIVRFDKESKENITQDSEDKLLSKFSEILPQFDGVLLSDYAKGVLTPRICKEIIKQSKDKFVLVDPKGKDYSKYSGATLLTPNRKEAAIATSIDIKDDVSLKDAIVKLKNDLNLKYSLITLSEKGIAFYDKSLEIIPAIAREVYDVTGAGDTVLATLGYALASKMSIKNATILANKAAAVVVSKVGSATVTLSEIAEYDKFTSCWDPLKKIKTVDEILEILSANNKQVIFTNGCFDILHAGHVSYLAKAKAIGGVLVLGLNSDASVKRLKGNTRPINSQISRATVLAGLQSVDYVVIFDEDTPYELIKKIKPDVLVKGADYANKEVVGSDIAKRVELIEFKDGFSTTNIIKRIKE, from the coding sequence ATGGTTAGTATTTTAGTTGTTGGGGACTTGATGATAGATCACTATCTTTGGGGGGATTGTGATAGAATTTCTCCTGAAGCACCCGTGCAAGTTGTAGATATAAAGCAAGAAGATAAACGCCTTGGCGGTGCTGGAAATGTCATAGCAAACCTTAAATCTTTAGGTGCTAGAGTTGGTGTTTTAAGCGTTGTTGGAGATGATAATAGGGCTGATCAAATTTTAGATCTACTTAGCGAAGTGGATTATAAATTCTTAGTTAAAGAAAATGGCAGAAAAACAAGCCAAAAATCTAGGCTCATGGCAGTATCTCAGCAAATAGTTCGCTTTGATAAAGAGAGTAAAGAAAATATCACTCAAGATAGCGAAGATAAACTTCTATCAAAATTTAGTGAAATTTTGCCACAATTTGATGGTGTGCTTTTAAGTGATTATGCAAAAGGCGTTTTAACGCCTAGAATTTGTAAAGAGATAATAAAACAATCAAAAGATAAATTTGTCCTAGTTGATCCAAAAGGTAAGGATTATTCAAAATATAGCGGTGCAACGCTTCTTACGCCAAACCGCAAAGAAGCAGCGATTGCAACTAGTATTGATATAAAAGATGATGTTAGTTTAAAAGATGCTATAGTTAAGCTTAAAAATGATCTAAATTTAAAGTACTCTCTTATAACGCTTTCAGAAAAAGGCATAGCTTTTTATGATAAAAGCTTAGAGATTATACCTGCTATTGCTAGAGAAGTTTATGATGTAACAGGTGCTGGAGATACGGTTTTAGCCACTTTAGGATATGCTTTAGCAAGTAAAATGAGCATTAAAAACGCTACTATTTTAGCAAATAAAGCTGCTGCTGTGGTTGTTAGTAAAGTAGGAAGTGCAACTGTTACACTTAGTGAAATAGCTGAGTATGATAAATTTACAAGTTGCTGGGATCCGCTTAAAAAGATAAAAACAGTTGATGAAATTTTAGAAATTTTAAGTGCTAATAATAAACAAGTAATCTTTACAAATGGTTGTTTTGATATACTTCACGCAGGTCATGTAAGCTATCTTGCTAAAGCAAAAGCTATTGGTGGTGTGCTTGTGCTTGGGTTAAATTCTGATGCTTCTGTTAAAAGACTAAAAGGTAACACTCGCCCTATAAACTCACAAATTTCTAGAGCTACGGTTTTAGCAGGTCTTCAAAGCGTTGATTATGTTGTGATATTTGATGAAGACACCCCTTATGAACTTATCAAAAAAATTAAACCAGATGTGCTTGTAAAGGGTGCAGATTACGCAAATAAAGAGGTTGTTGGAAGTGATATAGCTAAAAGAGTTGAGCTTATAGAATTT
- the rfaD gene encoding ADP-glyceromanno-heptose 6-epimerase gives MRIVVTGGAGFIGSNLAKHFDKKGDEVLVIDIFRNSDRFSNGNLKSFGHYKNLLGFEGEILEGDINDKATLKKIKKFRPDTIFHQAAISDTTVSEQDLLIRTNLNSFSHLIEIAKDLNSKLIYASSAATYGNAKSPQTVGECESPRNVYGFSKLMMDKLAFKFFKKLHIIGFRYFNVYGSGEYFKDKTASMVLQFGLQILSGKAPKLFEGSDKIKRDFVYIKDIVLGNELALNAKKSGIYNLATGKARSFQNIADILQRELGTNLGSEYIKNPFVKQYQFHTQANILDTKTDLGYEPKFSLEDGIKDYISEINRIYESEVNG, from the coding sequence ATGAGAATTGTTGTAACAGGTGGGGCTGGATTTATCGGTTCAAATCTTGCTAAACACTTTGATAAAAAAGGTGATGAAGTTTTAGTTATTGATATTTTTAGAAATAGCGATAGATTTTCAAATGGTAACCTTAAAAGCTTTGGACATTATAAAAATTTACTAGGTTTTGAAGGCGAAATTTTAGAAGGCGATATTAATGATAAAGCCACCTTAAAAAAGATAAAAAAATTTCGCCCAGACACTATTTTTCACCAAGCAGCCATTAGCGATACTACAGTTAGTGAGCAAGACTTGCTAATTAGGACGAATTTAAACTCGTTTAGTCATCTAATAGAAATCGCAAAAGATCTAAACTCTAAGCTAATTTATGCAAGCTCAGCTGCTACTTATGGCAATGCAAAAAGTCCACAAACAGTAGGCGAGTGTGAAAGTCCTAGGAATGTTTATGGTTTTTCAAAACTCATGATGGATAAACTCGCTTTTAAATTTTTTAAAAAGCTTCATATTATAGGTTTTAGATACTTTAATGTTTATGGCAGTGGTGAGTATTTTAAAGACAAAACAGCCTCTATGGTTCTTCAATTTGGACTTCAAATTTTAAGTGGTAAAGCTCCAAAACTTTTTGAAGGAAGTGATAAGATAAAGCGAGATTTTGTTTACATAAAAGATATTGTTTTAGGAAATGAACTAGCTTTAAATGCGAAAAAAAGCGGTATTTATAACCTTGCAACTGGTAAGGCTAGGAGTTTTCAAAATATTGCTGATATTTTACAGCGTGAACTTGGCACAAATTTAGGCAGTGAGTATATAAAAAACCCTTTTGTAAAACAGTATCAGTTTCATACTCAAGCTAATATATTAGATACTAAAACAGATTTAGGATATGAGCCAAAATTTAGCCTTGAAGATGGCATAAAAGACTATATTTCTGAGATAAATAGAATTTATGAAAGCGAAGTAAATGGTTAG
- the gmhB gene encoding D-glycero-beta-D-manno-heptose 1,7-bisphosphate 7-phosphatase, whose amino-acid sequence MIKALFLDRDGVINEDFGYVYKEENFKFMDDVFEVLRYYQNLGYELFIITNQSGIARGYYTKDEFLNLTKFMLNELEKEQIYIKKVYFCPHSPDDNCSCRKPKPGMILKAKDEFDIDLKKSIFFGDKISDMGAGKAAGVGDLYLINSKLNPQHNTYFKTFKNILQTIPNS is encoded by the coding sequence ATGATAAAAGCACTATTTTTAGATAGAGATGGCGTTATAAATGAGGATTTTGGCTATGTCTATAAAGAAGAAAATTTTAAATTTATGGATGATGTTTTTGAGGTTTTAAGATACTATCAAAACTTAGGCTATGAGCTTTTTATCATAACAAATCAATCCGGCATAGCACGTGGATATTATACAAAAGATGAGTTTTTAAATTTAACAAAATTTATGCTTAATGAGCTAGAAAAAGAGCAAATTTATATCAAAAAAGTATACTTTTGTCCGCATTCTCCAGATGATAACTGTAGCTGTAGAAAGCCAAAGCCAGGTATGATTTTAAAAGCTAAGGATGAGTTTGATATTGATCTTAAAAAAAGCATTTTCTTTGGCGATAAAATAAGCGATATGGGGGCTGGAAAAGCTGCTGGAGTTGGGGATTTGTACTTAATAAATAGCAAATTAAATCCGCAACATAATACCTACTTTAAAACTTTTAAAAATATCTTACAAACCATACCAAATTCCTGA